One genomic window of Augochlora pura isolate Apur16 chromosome 5, APUR_v2.2.1, whole genome shotgun sequence includes the following:
- the LOC144470014 gene encoding uncharacterized protein LOC144470014 yields the protein MEEEIEEQIRNLRKKKAAGRDDIPNKAWFYSEGSTRKKLKELIKKVWDGEGFPEDWRRAAYKIYATILNEKLRKDVEEKGILPDTQAGFRKHSGTIDNAYILQHVVERETLKKKGKVYALFVDLKATFDTVKRNEGMTEEFWTGEGLRQSCPLSPSLFTIFLADMEEYMRKDDEVLVTKREEELKGVIKRLENYLDKKELRLNVEKTEVMIFRKGGGKTKETQWKWKGREIEVNLNLASVTNTPPSTQLPNSPPISADPEMHVTASEPC from the exons ATGGAGGAGGAAATAGAGGAACAGATAAGGAACCtgaggaagaagaaggcgGCGGGAAGGGATGATATCCCGAACAAAGCGTGGTTCTATAGTGAGGGTTCGACGAGGAAGAAACTCAAAGAACTGATAAAGAAGGTCTGGGACGGAGAAGGCTTCCCGGAAGATTGGAGAAGAGCGG CGTATAAAATTTACGCgacgatattaaatgaaaaactgAGGAAGGATGTGGAAGAGAAGGGCATTTTACCAGATACACAAGCGGGGTTTCGGAAACATAGTGGGACGATCGACAATGCGTACATACTACAGCATGTGGTAGAAAGAGAAACgctgaaaaagaaaggaaaggtGTACGCACTGTTCGTAGATTTGAAAGCTACTTTCGACACAGTGAAGAGAA ACGAGGGAATGACTGAAGAGTTCTGGACAGGCGAGGGACTGAGACAGAGTTGTCCGCTCAGTCCCTCACTGTTCACTATTTTCTTGGCGGATATGGAAGAGTACATGAGGAAAG ACGATGAGGTGCTGGTaacgaagagagaggaggaatTGAAAGGTGTGATTAAGAGATTGGAAAATTATCTGGACAAGAAGGAACTGAGACTGAATGTGGAGAAGACGGAAGTAATGATATTCCGGAAGGGGGGAGGCAAGACCAAGGAAACACAATGGAAATGGAAGGGAAGGGAGATAGAAGTG AATCTCAATTTGGCTTCCGTCACAAACACTCCACCGTCCACGCAATTACCAAATTCACCTCCGATATCTGCTGATCCAGAAATGCATGTGACTGCATCGGAGCCGTGTTAA
- the LOC144470017 gene encoding uncharacterized protein LOC144470017 has translation MCHETRDWLSALPVALLGLRTCLKEDLGCSAAELVYGTTLRVPAEFFSHEEPDGDPQIFLEDFRQIMRKLRLIPTAHHTRRNVFHHKDLYFCTYVFVRRDATKQPLQQPYSGPHPLVERITDRVFAVDLDGRTVNVTNERLKPAYLAVGEDILAGKTDTVPSTSAANNNVPTDLTPALKMYSRKDSNAQSRKTVRFA, from the coding sequence ATGTGCCACGAGACGAGAGACTGGCTGAGTGCGCTGCCAGTCGCACTGCTGGGCCTGCGAACCTGCCTCAAGGAGGATTTAGGATGTTCAGCAGCAGAGCTGGTTTACGGCACCACGCTCCGAGTCCCAGCCGAATTTTTCAGCCACGAGGAACCCGACGGTGACCCGCAGATATTCCTGGAGGACTTCCGACAAATCATGCGTAAGCTCAGGCTGATTCCCACAGCACATCACACTCGCAGGAACGTCTTTCATCACAAAGACCTTTACTTCTGCACCTACGTATTTGttcgacgagacgcgacgaaGCAGCCCTTGCAGCAGCCGTACTCCGGACCGCATCCGCTCGTCGAGAGGATTACGGACCGCGTCTTCGCCGTGGACCTTGATGGGAGAACGGTGAACGTCACCAATGAACGCCTGAAGCCGGCCTATCTCGCTGTAGGGGAAGACATCCTGGCAGGGAAAACCGATACTGTCCCAAGTACCAGCGCCGCTAATAATAATGTACCAACCGATCTTACACCCgctttaaaaatgtattcgcgAAAAGACTCCAATGCGCAATCGCGCAAGACCGTGCGCTTCGCGTAG